Proteins from a single region of Anastrepha ludens isolate Willacy chromosome 5, idAnaLude1.1, whole genome shotgun sequence:
- the LOC128863697 gene encoding transportin-3 has protein sequence METAPTAELVYQGICTLFHNSNPKEKEKANKWLEDFQKSIYSWTIADELLQQKRDLHSCYFAAQTMRNKIQNSFNELPPASHESLRDSLIAHIGQITNETDAVIVTQLSLAVADLALLMAAWKQPIIDLLDLLSPQPQAVWPLLEILTLIPEEIDSRYLRLGSNRREEIHKQLDAAAPKVLEFLCVCLQRQDCSQELLINCTLRCFSSWVAVQAIPIQHFTENPVGQQVFQLLNSGETSRKLHDTCTECLCALLSCIEANTTRFSLQPAMETKIFNAVCSLETAYHISVAHEDIDKTMNYCRIFTVLCEAFFYEMLSQEDIPHYSIKGLDLVLMCVGHFDYEVAEITFNLWYRLSEDLFQRYNDKLTTHFKPHIERLLGALYRHAQMDADHDGLIEENDTFNEFRRKVSDLIKDVAFIVGSGACFKQMFLLLQAPNTTWESTESALFIMQNVAKNIIPDENEVIPKVVEAILNLPDNTHIAVRYTSIMLLGELCDWIENHPASLEAVLNFLLYSLQQKNGLAAAAAIALTSICSACRQNMICHISGLVEIARSLDSFEINNDLAIGLLKGISLILSRLHRTQLESAMREIISFQLQPLAQMVEMSPATMATMQKGERTDPAYWIDRACAVIRHTNPDIADSELHPTLQILTDAWPLLTQVMDKYQTEVRIMERTCRLIRYGVRMVRKQASLLVEPLVKQMISIYALHHHSCFLYLGSVLVDEFAKAGECIPGLLEMLKAFIEPTFSMLQVENGLKNNPDTVDDFFRLCSRFIECCPVPFLQSALVTPIFQCALLACTLDHREANSSVMKFFCNLLKWGRNSNQRQPECRPLVKEIAQQNGEALIMNLIHASVYCLHSYMLSDVADVMFELKSVVTQEQMQTYVKTALDALPKRNSGGYVTATQQQLDDFTAALLGADTPKTITMALKNFTRLYR, from the exons ATGGAGACAGCGCCAACCGCTGAACTTGTGTATCAGGGCATCTGCACCCTTTTTCATAACAGCAacccaaaagaaaaagaaaaagccaACAAATGGTTGGAAGATTTCCAGAAGTCG ATATATTCATGGACTATTGCGGACGAGCTACTACAGCAGAAACGCGATTTGCACTCGTGTTATTTTGCAGCGCAGACGAtgcgaaataaaatacaaaactcgTTCAACGAACTCCCACCTGCATCACACGAATCTCTGCGAGATTCATTAATTGCCCACATCGGGCAAATCACCAATGAAACCGATGCAGTAATTGTAACTCAGCTGAGTCTCGCTGTTGCTGACTTGGCATTACTAATGGCTGCTTGGAAGCAACCTATTATCGATTTGTTAGATTTGTTGTCACCACAACCACAAGCTGTTTGGCCTTTGTTGGAGATACTCACACTGATACCAGAGGAGATAGACTCACGATATTTACGTTTGGGCTCCAATCGACGTGAAGAGATACATAAGCAATTAGATGCTGCTGCACCAAAAGTGCTTGAGtttctgtgtgtgtgtttacAACGTCAAGATTGCAGTCAAGAACTTCTCATAAATTGCACGCTCCGGTGTTTCAGCTCCTGGGTAGCAGTGCAAGCAATACCCATCCAGCACTTCACAGAGAACCCAGTGGGGCAACAAGTTTTTCAACTACTCAACAGCGGAGAAACATCACGGAAATTGCATGACACGTGCACCGAGTGTTTATGCGCTTTGCTTAGCTGTATTGAGGCAAATACTACCCGTTTTAGCCTACAACCGGcaatggaaacaaaaatttttaatgcagTTTGTTCACTGGAGACGGCGTATCATATTAGTGTGGCACACGAAGACATAGACAAAACGATGAACTATTGCCGTATATTTACGGTGTTATGTGAGGCTTTCTTTTACGAAATGCTTTCTCAGGAGGATATACCACATTATTCTATTAAAGGACTGGATCTGGTGCTGATGTGCGTGGGTCACTTTGATTACGAAGTGGCGGAAATTACATTCAATTTGTGGTATAGGCTAAGTGAGGATCTTTTTCAACGTTATAATGACAAATTGACAACGCATTTTAAACCACACATTGAGCGCCTTTTGGGTGCACTTTATCGTCATGCGCAAATGGACGCCGATCATGATGGGCTAATTGAAGAAAACGATACATTTAAT GAATTCAGACGCAAAGTGTCTGATCTTATTAAGGATGTGGCTTTTATCGTTGGTTCAGGCGCATGTTTCAAGCAAATGTTCCTCCTTTTACAAGCACCAAATACCACTTGGGAGTCGACAGAGTCCGCATTGTTTATAATGCAAAATGTTGCCAAAAATATAATACC TGATGAGAATGAAGTCATACCTAAAGTAGTGGAAGCCATACTTAACCTGCCCGATAATACCCACATTGCAGTACGCTATACCTCTATTATGTTGCTGGGAGAGCTGTGCGATTGGATCGAAAATCATCCAGCCTCACTGGAGGCAGTACTAAATTTCCTGCTTTATTCGCTACAACAGAAGAATGGTTTAGCTGCCGCCGCAGCGATAGCGCTCACCTCGATATGTTCGGCTTGCCGGCAAAATATGATTTGTCACATTAGTGGTCTCGTGGAAATTGCACGTAGTCTGGACAGTTTTGAAATCAACAACGACTTGGCCATCGGTCTCCTTAAAGGCATTTCATTGATACTATCACGCCTGCATCGCACGCAACTGGAAAGCGCAATGCGTGAAATCATCTCCTTTCAATTGCAACCGTTGGCACAAATGGTTGAGATGTCGCCAGCCACCATGGCAACAATGCAGAAGGGCGAACGCACCGATCCAGCTTATTGGATTGATCGTGCTTGTGCAGTTATACGTCACACAAATCCTGACATTGCCGATAGTGAACTGCATCCAACTTTGCAGATACTCACCGATGCCTGGCCATTGTTAACTCAAGTTATGGATAAATATCAGACTGAAGTACGTATCATGGAACGTACTTGCAGGCTCATACGTTACGGTGTACGCATGGTACGGAAGCAAGCTTCACTTTTGGTTGAACCATTGGTCAAGCAAATGATATCCATCTATGCGTTACATCACCATAGTTGCTTTTTGTATCTCGGATCAGTACTAGTCGACGAATTCGCCAAGGCCGGCGAATGTATACCAG GTCTACTGGAAATGCTGAAAGCATTTATTGAACCCACCTTCAGCATGTTGCAAGTGGAAAATGGTCTCAAAAATAATCCGGATACCGTTGATGACTTCTTTCGGCTTTGCTCGCGCTTTATCGAATGCTGCCCCGTACCGTTCCTACAAAGCGCACTCGTCACACCCATCTTCCAATGTGCTCTGTTAGCCTGCACACTCGATCATCGGGAAGCCAATTCATCGGTGATGAAATTCTTTTGTAACCTTTTGAAATGGGGACGAAATTCGAATCAGCGTCAACCAGAATGTCGTCCATTGGTGAAGGAGATTGCGCAACAAAACGGCGAAGCATTGATTATGAATCTCATACATGCCTCAGTCTATTGTTTGCACTCTTACATGTTGTCCGATGTGGCAGATGTAATGTTCGAATTGAAATCGGTTGTGACACAGGAGCAAATGCAGACGTACGTGAAGACAGCACTGGATGCGTTGCCAAAGCGAAATAGTGGCGGATATGTGACGGCGACGCAACAGCAATTGGATGATTTCACTGCCGCATTGCTAGG CGCTGacactcccaaaacgataaccATGGCGCTAAAGAACTTCACACGCTTGTACCGCTAA